In Paenibacillus sp. FSL R7-0345, a single window of DNA contains:
- a CDS encoding DRTGG domain-containing protein: protein MEGQGDNITKHEQLLQHIEGLKVGTKISVRKLAKEMVVSEGTAYRAVKEAENLGIVITKERIGTVRVEKKPRNISDQLTFADVVDIVEGHVLGGADGLNKHLHKYIIGAMKVDAMIRYIDADSLLIVGNRDDVHSLALEQGAGVLVTGGFGTSREVKALADELDLPVISSRHDTFTVASMINRAIFDRLIKKKIMLVEDILESKPKLNTLKVSSTVGELRQLALSSGEQRFAVTDEWNRVVGIVGRRDVEELQEGQSIEKAMVRSPVTAALQTSLASAAQIMMWEGIDFLPIVDRNRKLVGSLTRREVLQSLRDVSNQPQMGETFDHLIWNGFAEERDEEGKLFFHGFITPQMATDLGTISEGVLSTLMTLSAFKAAKDITGNDYVLDNMSTYFIRPVQIEHSIIVMPKLLEISRRTCKLEIEISHNDTMVAKAVLMLQSIDHG, encoded by the coding sequence TTGGAAGGACAAGGCGACAACATTACAAAGCATGAACAACTGCTGCAGCATATCGAAGGTCTCAAGGTAGGCACCAAAATTTCTGTACGCAAGCTGGCGAAGGAAATGGTAGTGAGTGAAGGGACGGCTTACCGTGCGGTGAAGGAGGCGGAAAACCTCGGCATCGTGATTACGAAGGAGCGGATCGGGACCGTCCGTGTCGAAAAGAAGCCGCGGAACATTTCCGATCAGCTCACCTTCGCGGATGTTGTAGATATTGTTGAGGGGCATGTGCTTGGCGGGGCTGACGGGCTGAATAAGCACCTGCATAAATATATAATCGGCGCGATGAAGGTCGATGCTATGATCCGTTATATTGATGCCGACAGCCTGCTGATTGTCGGGAACCGCGACGATGTGCATTCACTGGCCCTGGAGCAGGGGGCGGGGGTACTGGTGACGGGCGGCTTCGGCACCAGCCGTGAGGTCAAAGCGCTGGCGGACGAGCTGGATCTGCCGGTGATTTCCTCCAGGCACGATACGTTTACCGTGGCCTCGATGATTAACCGGGCAATCTTTGACCGGCTGATCAAGAAAAAGATCATGCTGGTCGAGGATATTCTGGAGAGCAAGCCGAAGCTGAACACGCTGAAAGTTTCCAGCACGGTCGGTGAGCTGCGGCAGCTGGCGCTTTCCAGCGGGGAGCAGCGTTTTGCCGTAACGGATGAATGGAACCGGGTCGTCGGGATTGTCGGCCGGCGGGATGTCGAGGAGCTGCAGGAAGGGCAGAGCATAGAAAAAGCGATGGTCCGCAGTCCGGTAACAGCGGCACTGCAGACCTCACTGGCTTCGGCGGCGCAGATTATGATGTGGGAAGGAATTGACTTCCTGCCGATCGTGGACCGCAACCGCAAGCTGGTCGGCTCGCTGACCCGGCGTGAGGTGCTGCAGAGCCTGCGCGATGTCAGCAACCAGCCCCAGATGGGCGAAACCTTTGACCATCTGATCTGGAACGGGTTTGCCGAGGAGCGGGATGAGGAAGGGAAGCTGTTCTTCCACGGCTTCATCACTCCGCAGATGGCGACGGATCTGGGGACCATCTCCGAGGGCGTCCTGTCCACGCTGATGACCCTGTCTGCGTTTAAGGCAGCCAAGGATATTACCGGCAACGATTATGTACTGGACAATATGTCTACCTATTTTATCCGCCCGGTGCAGATTGAGCACTCAATTATCGTGATGCCCAAGCTGCTGGAAATCAGCCGCAGAACCTGCAAGCTGGAGATTGAAATCAGCCACAATGACACGATGGTCGCGAAGGCTGTGCTGATGCTGCAGTCAATTGATCACGGGTAA
- a CDS encoding YtpI family protein — MIMLIKYLLFILLVIFMIGAAVYSLTSRRTPDPLEKGRRRSIMNVLLGAMLVTLSLMSMFLFRGSTPSVIVEALFLVIGAFNIFSGLRSYGYYSRSGSGRKA; from the coding sequence ATGATTATGCTCATCAAGTATCTGCTGTTCATCCTGCTTGTTATTTTTATGATAGGTGCCGCCGTATACAGCCTCACCTCACGCCGGACCCCCGATCCGCTGGAAAAAGGCCGCCGGCGCTCCATCATGAACGTGCTGCTCGGAGCCATGCTGGTCACGCTGTCGTTAATGTCGATGTTTTTGTTCCGCGGATCGACGCCCAGCGTTATTGTGGAGGCGCTGTTTCTCGTCATCGGGGCGTTTAATATTTTCTCCGGGCTGCGCAGCTACGGGTATTACAGCCGGAGCGGGAGCGGCCGGAAGGCTTAA
- a CDS encoding YtrH family sporulation protein: protein MTIFMSKAVLDFFIAFGIVLGGAMLGGIGAVVSLQPPTETMLDIADRIKIWALAAAVGGTIDPMRVIESNMIGGNLSPAIKQILYLVFAFLGAHMGSELVKWVCGKG, encoded by the coding sequence ATGACTATTTTCATGAGCAAAGCCGTGCTTGATTTCTTCATCGCCTTCGGCATCGTGCTGGGCGGCGCCATGCTTGGAGGCATCGGTGCGGTCGTTTCGCTGCAGCCGCCGACAGAGACGATGCTGGATATTGCCGACCGGATCAAGATCTGGGCGCTCGCCGCCGCAGTCGGAGGCACCATCGACCCCATGCGGGTCATTGAGAGCAATATGATCGGGGGCAATCTGTCTCCGGCCATCAAGCAGATCCTTTATCTGGTATTCGCCTTTTTAGGCGCCCATATGGGCAGCGAGCTGGTCAAATGGGTGTGCGGCAAGGGGTGA